In Gadus macrocephalus chromosome 4, ASM3116895v1, the following proteins share a genomic window:
- the gpbar1 gene encoding G-protein coupled bile acid receptor 1, whose amino-acid sequence MGQPFPFPNPPVGEQPPTVLPRPSRGEVSAMGMEPNRSAPSSRYPLLSAEQLIYAITVPLSTSIILANLLIILGIALNRKLHNTPNYFFLSLLVADLCTGVALPFIPWMGLNRQLSFSSCLVAHVFPNFLFLAFLLNLVMVHYERYTCIASPLHYSRLWVHRRFPLALLVVWAPPLLYAALPAFGWNNWSAPDWDYCCPTGVGGRMEERRAEAPCAANATSSFCCSYRRVFPNAFIYLEVYGLVLPAILAIAGMTGRVLWITRGQLRDICRLHRSLERGAAASDREQRLQLRYARCVAAVSLTFLACWLPYVIYMHVCVAFLLSETRWSSTVHIVLSCTGVASMAVVPLVLGMANRQYTDPASRILLKLRARWRTRRPQHSEEIAL is encoded by the coding sequence ATGGGTCAACCTTTCCCATTCCCCAACCCCCCCGTCGGGGAACAACCCCCTACCGTCCTTCCCCGTCCGTCCCGTGGCGAGGTCTCCGCCATGGGCATGGAGCCCAAccgctccgccccctcctcccgctACCCCCTGCTGTCGGCCGAGCAGCTGATCTATGCCATCACCGTGCCGCTGTCCACCTCCATCATCCTGGCCAACCTGCTCATCATCCTGGGCATCGCACTGAACCGCAAGCTGCACAACACGCCCAACTACTTCTTCCTCAGCCTGCTCGTGGCCGACCTGTGCACGGGCGTGGCCCTGCCCTTCATCCCCTGGATGGGCCTCAACCGCCAGCTCAGCTTCAGCTCCTGCCTGGTGGCACACGTCTTTCCCAACTTCCTGTTCCTGGCCTTCCTGCTCAACCTGGTGATGGTGCACTACGAGCGCTACACCTGCATCGCCAGCCCGCTGCACTACAGCCGGCTGTGGGTGCACCGCCGCTTCCCGCTGGCGCTACTGGTGGTGTGGGCACCGCCACTGCTGTACGCCGCCCTGCCCGCCTTCGGCTGGAACAACTGGTCCGCCCCGGACTGGGACTACTGCTGCCCCACAGGCGTCGGGGGGCGGATGGAGGAGAGGCGGGCGGAGGCGCCGTGCGCGGCCAATGCCACCTCGTCCTTCTGCTGCTCGTACCGCCGCGTGTTCCCCAACGCCTTCATCTACCTGGAGGTGTACGGCCTGGTGCTGCCCGCCATCCTGGCAATCGCCGGCATGACGGGCCGCGTGCTGTGGATCACGCGCGGCCAGCTGCGCGACATCTGCCGGCTGCACCGCTCGCTGGAGCGCGGCGCCGCGGCGTCAGACCGGGAGCAGCGGCTCCAGCTGCGGTACGCTCGCTGCGTGGCGGCCGTGTCGCTGACCTTCCTGGCGTGCTGGCTGCCCTACGTCATCTACATGCACGTGTGCGTGGCGTTCCTGCTGAGTGAGACGCGCTGGAGCTCCACTGTGCACATCGTGCTGTCGTGCACGGGTGTGGCCAGCATGGCGGTGGTGCCGCTGGTGCTGGGCATGGCCAACCGGCAGTACACCGACCCAGCCAGCCGCATCCTGCTCAAGCTGCGGGCACGCTGGAGGACCAGGCGGCCACAGCACAGCGAGGAGATCGCCCTCTAG